The Archocentrus centrarchus isolate MPI-CPG fArcCen1 chromosome 13, fArcCen1, whole genome shotgun sequence genomic interval GCATTTATAGGCAAAGTTTATTTATGGAGCACGCTTCACAGACAAACAAGGTCACAAAGTGCGAAGGGGTTTGGAGCCATTGCCCTAAATGTCTGATTCGTGTGTTTAACCCTCCAGGATATATTTGGCCGTTTTTGACTCTTTGgattttacttttatatttcacGTTAAAAACGGTTTactttgccttgtttggtatcattcttttcagcacaacctcgcATGTGTGAAAttactttcattttgacatactgtattaatacATTGGCCCtaaaatcagacaaaaacataaaatccaagtagaaaaggttttttttttgtttggttttttttttacactgaaaatTGCAAATGTTTAACGAACTATTTTaacaacttaaaatacaaatgtaagttgtaattttaaaaaaaatgctcaaatttagcaaacaacaaagttacaacaattttcattaaaatgcaggcaatgcCTCAGGCATTTtttgtacaactatttacagaaAAATCAGGTGTCACAATTAGATCCcgcacaaattatttgtgccactccaaagAATagttcctgtccaccacaagacagaggaacgcatcacaggcaaaacggggccatataattttttgattggttgtggtgcatttttccaccaaaagGGAAGAGCATGTcatgatatatttttattttgcttgcaagcacttcctgctaGCAGAACCCAGATTTtaccatttttttcttgcacGAAACGCACCTCAAGCGTGAGAATAATATACAGGAAAAGGCATGGTGTAGGTTATCAATCATAACTCTGGATTTACTTGTTGGCCTTTCAACAcgatttaaaaactggtacgtaGTTTGAGGTCCACACTTTCAGCGCAATTTGAAACGGAGAGTCAGCAAAGCAATTTCCAGCTGCTATGTCATCTTAAATTGATTGTCATTTGGACATGGCAGCATGTCCATCGAGCccagagggttaaaaaaaagagtatgaAGCACCAGGGCAGTCCCCGATCTGAAGATACTGGAGTACTTTGGATTTCAAAGCTTTAAAGTTTGAAACCAGCTTTTTAAATGGATTCTAAAGCTAACAGGGACCATTAAAAGATGCACAGCTGCATTTTGGACAGAATGCAGTCAGTTTAAAGTTGATTTGTTAAGACAGGTAAACAGGGAATTGCAATAATCGAAACGGGAAAAGATAAATGCATGGACGGTTTACACCAGTTCCACCTTAGAAATAACACACCTTGGCAATGTTCCTTGGATGAAAAAATGAGGATTGTGTCAGCTTCCTGACAAAACTGAGAACTGTCTGGGATTGCACCGAGATTACACAAGCTACAGTTAATAGAAGAGCCTAGAAACCCAAGGCATTGTTTGATTCTTGGGATGGAAGTATCCAGAGCAATGACAAGAGTCTCTCTTTTGTTACAATTTAACTGTCAAAAATTGGCATTTAACAAAgactttagttttatttatattgcaccaaatcacaacaggtgcctcaaggcgctttatattttaaggtaaagaccacacAATAATACACTTTAGACTTAATGACAGTTAAGCAGGTATTTAGATCAAGTGTGGAAAGCTTGTTAGGTCACAAAAAACAGGACAGCTGGATGTCATCTGCATATAGTTggtaagaattttttttattttatttttttttaattagcaatTATCTGCCCAAGAGGCAACAGTACAGGTCCTTGTGGAACACCACAGGACAAAACGGTCTTTTCTAAAAGTAAATAGAGACAGAAAAACTAATTTTAAGATAAGGAAGAATACgtccagtgtaaaaaaaaaaaaaaaaaaaaaaaaaaagaaattttttttttcagcagcagttgaTCAGTAGCATGCTCAATGTAGGTGGGAACAGAACCAGTTAACAGGGATACATTTTTCAAGCCAACCACATGAGGACCAACTGAATGCAGTAGCATTAACAACAACAGTAATGTGGGAATTATCTGCAGAGCTTGATAGTTTAATTTCACTTATAAGATAAGTGATCCTTACCAGTGTTGCATAACATACTGGTATACGGGGTGATTGAGCTTTGTTTAAAGATGCGTGTAGGCagcgcctgggtggcttggtggtgaagccggcgaccacatacgcATGGCGTGGGTTTGCGTCCCAGCCTATTGCCAGCTTgtccgcatgtcttcccctgtatcttttcccccccatttcctgtctctctccactgtcaatgaaagccgctgtggccacaaatgcaaaaaaaaaatgatgcatgtAGGCTGTGTCTGGCACACTAAAAGACTGCAGATCCATTGTGGTCCTTGAACATCTCAAGGTGCCCTCAGACACCTTGATATACACCAACCCAAGTTTTTTCTAGTTTAGAGACAATACCGATACCTTTGCTTCAGGTATCTGCAGGGACCCTTTTTTCTAGATCCAGGCCATCCATCTATTATCTTCCACTTATGCCGGCATAATATACCAGAGCCACCAGATCCCCTGGCTGTAAGGGTCATGGGTACTTAATCACTTTTTGCCTCTATGTATATATGCAGTactaacaaaattaaataatacacaCATATTTGTAGAGTATCTTAGCAAAAGTACTTGGCAGAATGCTCAAGGGATAGATAGAGCTTAGCATTAAAGACAACTAAAATAAGATACCCAGATGACAGGAGATATAACTTGTAATGGAATCACACACAAGCCAAAGACGGTCACTGAATTTGCAAGACTCGTCTCCAAATGCAGGTTGTTCCAAAGCTTCCCTTTAGATTTATGTCTAGGCTTCAGAAAGACCAGGAGGGCCACAACTGAGGATCTAATGGTGCATTCACACCAGACACAAAGGGATGTTTCGTCTTGTTTCTTGCATGAATACAGTCATTGGAAACCTGTGACAGCCCCGCCCCCTCCCCAAAACTTTTGTTTATGTGTATCTATGTGTAGTGGACCAGATTCTGTTAGGGCCGcgtggccaggtcatgtttgtaaatgagaactggttctcaaacattttacctggtaaaataaaggtttaaaaataaataaataaaaaataaacagccaACAGGACAAGGAGTACAACGAAAAGccagtaaaatattttcagaacTAGAAAAACATCCGTTAAACAACAGGTGATCACTTCATATCATCTTATTTTGGAAATGGAACCAGTAGTGCCAAATGCAGGGCTAAAACTAAGGTTTTAAtaaaatttcttcttcttaataTGATTTTAGTCTAAAAATTATTTCCCTTCTCCCAGCAGGTGAGAAGAGATGTCCTACTACTCGTCCTCCCGTAGCTCGTCTCGGGCCACTGACTGTAAAGTATATGTCGGCGATCTGGGCAATGGTGCTGCCAAGGGGGAGCTGGAGCGAGCATTCAGTTATTATGGCCCTCTGAGAAGCGTGTGGGTGGCCAGGAACCCTCCAGGGTTTGCCTTTGTGGAGTTTGAGGATCCCAGAGATGCAGAAGACGCTGTCAAAGGCATGGATGGAAAGTGAGTGAACATTTTCCTTGGATTAGTCTtcataaaagatgaaaacacaCAGATTTGACTACAGTGCATCTCATCAGTGtttcctgctttaaaaaaaaaaaaaaaatctgtgcataACAAACTTCTTCTTCTCAGGGTCCTCTGTGGTTCCCGTGTTCGTGTGGAAATGTCAACAGGCCTCTCCAGAAAGGGCCGCGGGCGCCCCAGCCGTCGCCAGTTTGACCCCAATGATCGGTGTTACCAGTGTGGGGACCGGGGCCACTATGCCTATGACTGCTACCGATTTAGCAAGAGAGGCCGTCGCAGCAGGTGAAGTAAAACCATGTTTCTCTTACAGGCTCACATAGCTCCTTGTTTGCCATTTTGTATCAGTAGAGGACTAATGTAGATAAACTCGTTTCTCCTTTCATTCCAGGTCTCGATCTCGATCAAGATCTCGCTCCAGATCCAGGTCACGTGGTCGCCGCTACCGCTCTCGCTCTCGCTCCCGCAGCCGCAGCAGGTATGTCAACACTGAAACACAGTCACACCTTATGAAATGTCAACGCGAAAGTCTGGTTCTGGGGGGTTTAGACAGCACGTGGTCTCAATCAGGTCGCCATTTAGAGAAACTTCCGTTATCATCCATCCTCACCAGACTAGATGGAGTGAGTTTGCAGAAGTGTTCGTGTTATAACAAAAGTAACAGAAGTGTTCGTGTTATTTTGAGCTATGTGTTTATTGCAATGTGTAAAGCTTTGTGATGGTTCTTGTGCTTAGTCTGCAAATTTTTTTGAgtattcttttttgtttttaggagCCGACGCCGATCACCGTCCTATTCCAGACGCAGGAGCAGGTAAGAATACGGTTACCTATAATGATATAATGCAGGTTCTCTTAATCCTGTTCTGCAGAGGCTGAGACAGAGTAATATCTTCATTCATTAGATATGGTTAATTTATCTTGTTGTTCTTAATATCTTCATTATACCAATCGATGACAAAAGCTTGGTTGTTTACAAATACTTCTCTATTGTTACAGTCCACATGCAGTTCTTGTCCCTCTACTTGAGCATTAGTTATGCAGCCTAACTTAACATTGTCAGTGCTGATatagctgacacagacaacatgGTCAAAAACGGTTGTGCTTCCCCAGTAGCAGGCCTGAATGAGTGAAGCCCTTCCTGTATAAATGCAGTAACTCAAGAGGTAACTGCCCCCTGGTGTCCAAATGCATAacaatacaaagaaagaaagtagcTCAACATGGAATTTAGTGATGTTTGCACTAACTGTAATGGCACCTCAGCTCTGTTGCTGTTTATACAGCCGCTTGAGGTCTACCAGACTTGCTGCAGTCTTCTCCTGAACAATAGCTGATGctactcaggaaaaaaaaaaaaactcagagctGGTTGAAAGTGAAAAGTGGAAGCAAAGCAATCGCagagttgtttttaatgtgttttccaGAAGGTCTCATCTGATCTCAGCACTTGCAGCATCTCTCTGAAAGGGAGACAATGGCAAACATAAACTAAGTGTTAGACCCAGACGTGTGCCTCTACTGCAGGGAGTGCTGAAGGGAGTAAGGAAAGCCGCAGGTAGCAGCCTTGGGAGACCTACATGGTTAaagtgggttgagcagcagctgCCCTGCACCAATGAAAGTGGATCAAATTTACAGGGTTTTCCTGCTCACTAAGTAGTCCACAGAGAGTTAAGGCAAAGGGTTGTTGTCGTGCTTAACATCCTTAACAGCCATCTAATAAATGAGCACATTTTAACCCGTTCACAGCAGGTGATCGCCATCGATGCACCTGTTACCTGGTCTTACTtgccatgaacagctggttaatgtAGAGTGTATCACCACTGAGACTTCTGATCAAatgcactttgaattaccaAAATTACATGACCACTTGTCCTATCTGAAAAATTCAGACgctttctgaaagctgagaaattgtgcttcgCACCCAATGTAGGGTTGTTGCGGtaattgttgccggaagtccgcgaaTGGCAACACATTTGAAGTTCACAGGCCCGGTTAAACTTGGGTGGATTAAAAACACTTCCCAAAACcacaacttctttttttttttttttttttttttttttttttttttgtcagcaccAAAATTTCTTAAAtgcaacagaaaacactggATTAGGCAACCTTTGATAATCCTTCCACTGTTTCACCTGTAGTTTGAGTTTCTTTCTTCAGACGAATCTTGTTGACATAACACTTGAAAAGGGGTGCGCTTGATTTGTAACAcgtgaaaaataaaactgttttttatcCCAATTATCTTGTTTTTGAATCACTGTAAACCA includes:
- the srsf7a gene encoding serine and arginine rich splicing factor 7a, encoding MSYYSSSRSSSRATDCKVYVGDLGNGAAKGELERAFSYYGPLRSVWVARNPPGFAFVEFEDPRDAEDAVKGMDGKVLCGSRVRVEMSTGLSRKGRGRPSRRQFDPNDRCYQCGDRGHYAYDCYRFSKRGRRSRSRSRSRSRSRSRSRGRRYRSRSRSRSRSRSRRRSPSYSRRRSRSGSPARSKSRTPARSRSRSRSRSGSAPRGRSVSRSRSRSQSANHKRNSRSRSATPNRSPTPADD